The Hemicordylus capensis ecotype Gifberg chromosome 6, rHemCap1.1.pri, whole genome shotgun sequence genome window below encodes:
- the C6H17orf113 gene encoding uncharacterized protein C17orf113 homolog, translating to MVPPGKKPAGETSNSNKKCKRYFNEHWKEEFAWLEFDYEHKLMFCTECRQALVRNKHGKAENAFTVGTDNFQRHALLRHVTSGAHRQALAVNREQLASEAQLQSPQKQGSAVKVEASPIKIAVLTTVYWMAKEEVPDEKCASLLELQKLNRCQALLTSEHGRYYHPNSIQAMQVSITKVLHNEDKLKLKASPFIGLVVDETLDALDRRSLAIFSTTISPHEGQTSIMFLGTIQLLDSEDYTAADKTVKVMRSFGVPTMKVAWLNSGGSSLLTHRLSGVGSKVKSICPLLTEMHCLSDHWSSLLLVAKEIFDMEYVQKYEAVVDVVYRFSVNFTAENSSLQELQSVFEFCEIDMERPKAIHWSSVLPAVEAIDSSWLTLLLQLESESERFTLAFGLCEELKKFHFVAFTKVLLDILPIFQKLNRFLQLEDLDLSILKPIVSATIINLENQKNSSGQNFQKFLNELTEHPCEDQDVQSRFYYKGMELTGCSKVHLTNFEHFKETYLECIQCNLKDRFPSNSLEVVNSFSAIFNPKCYPQSLDEIGSYGMDELNFLLQAYSYVVVSDRALNDFPLFKRIVFSLNQLSYKDLCAKLVYGNSEMHELFPDFAVLAAVALVMPFGSALRGKINRGRELLKRGQWGYSKEDQGLCRVMKIAIDGPTLNEFDFTLALEYYESMKETDFITAQVK from the exons atGGTGCCTCCTGGAAAGAAGCCTGCCGGGGAAACTTCCAATTCAAATAAGAAGTGCAAGCGGTATTTCAATGAACACTGGAAGGAGGAATTCGCCTGGCTGGAGTTTGACTATGAACACAAACTGATGTTCTGCACCGAGTGCCGTCAAGCCCTTGTGAGAAACAAGCATGGCAAAGCTGAGAACGCCTTTACCGTGGGCACGGATAACTTCCAGCGCCACGCCCTTCTGCGCCACGTCACTTCGGGGGCTCACCGACAGGCCCTGGCAGTCAACCGTGAGCAGCTGGCTTCTGAGGCACAGCTGCAGAGCCCCCAGAAGCAGGGCTCAGCAGTCAAAGTAGAAGCCAGTCCCATCAAGATTGCTGTCCTCACCACTGTCTATTGGATGGCAAAGGAGGAGGTCCCTGATGAGAAATGTGCCTCCTTGCTTGAGCTGCAGAAGCTCAACCGCTGCCAAGCCCTGCTGACCTCTGAGCACGGCAGGTACTACCATCCCAACAGCATCCAGGCAATGCAGGTGT CAATCACCAAAGTCCTACACAACGAGGACAAGCTCAAGCTGAAAGCCTCACCTTTCATTGGACTGGTGGTGGATGAGACACTGGATGCGCTGGACCGAAGGAGTCTGGCAATATTTAGCACTACCATCTCCCCTCATGAAGGCCAAACCTCCATCATGTTCCTGGGCACCATTCAGCTTCTGGACAGTGAGGACTACACAGCAGCAGACAAAACAGTCAAGGTGATGCGTTCTTTTGGTGTGCCAACCATGAAGGTTGCATGGTTGAACTCTGGGGGATCTTCCCTGTTGACTCACAGACTCAGTGGTGTAGGATCTAAGGTGAAATCTATCTGCCCTTTGCTCACTGAGATGCATTGTCTCTCCGATCACTGGAGTAGTTTGCTGCTGGTGGCAAAGGAAATCTTTGACATGGAGTATGTGCAGAAATATGAGGCTGTGGTGGATGTTGTCTACAGATTCTCTGTCAACTTCACAGCAGAAAACAGTAGCCTCCAAGAGTTACAGAGTGTCTTTGAGTTCTGTGAAATAGACATGGAAAGGCCCAAGGCCATTCACTGGAGCTCTGTTTTACCAGCTGTGGAGGCTATTGATTCCTCTTGgcttaccttgctgcttcagctagAGAGTGAATCGGAAAGATTCACATTAGCATTTGGTCTCTGCGAAGAGCTCAAGAAATTCCATTTTGTTGCCTTCACTAAAGTACTTCTGGACATCTTGCCCATCTTCCAGAAACTAAACCGTTTCCTCCAGTTGGAAGACTTAGATCTCTCTATCTTGAAGCCCATAGTCTCTGCCACCATAATCAATCTTGAAAACCAGAAGAATTCCAGTGGCCAGAATTTCCAGAAGTTCCTTAATGAACTCACTGAGCACCCCTGTGAAGACCAGGATGTACAAAGTAGGTTCTACTACAAAGGAATGGAACTGACCGGCTGTTCCAAAGTACACCTGACTAACTTTGAGCATTTCAAGGAGACTTATTTGGAGTGTATCCAGTGCAACCTGAAGGATAGATTTCCTAGTAACTCTTTGGAAGTGGTCAACTCTTTCTCTGCTATCTTTAACCCCAAGTGCTATCCCCAGTCTTTGGATGAGATTGGAAGCTATGGTATGGATGAACTAAACTTCCTTTTGCAGGCATATTCCTATGTGGTGGTAAGCGATCGGGCACTGAATGATTTCCCCCTCTTCAAACGGATAGTATTTAGCCTTAATCAGCTCTCCTACAAAGATCTTTGTGCTAAGCTGGTCTATGGAAATTCAGAGATGCATGAATTGTTCCCGGACTTTGCTGTCCTGGCTGCAGTTGCTCTGGTGATGCCTTTTGGCTCTGCGCTCCGTGGAAAAATCAATAGAGGAAGGGAGCTCCTTAAGCGAGGCCAGTGGGGTTACTCAAAAGAAGATCAAGGCTTGTGCAGAGTTATGAAAATTGCCATTGATGGACCAACCCTCAATGAGTTTGATTTTACTTTAGCCCTTGAGTATTATGAAAGCATGAAAGAAACAGATTTTATAACTGCACAAGTGAAATAA